In the genome of Stomoxys calcitrans chromosome 4, idStoCalc2.1, whole genome shotgun sequence, the window agtctttgtaactttccaatcggttttatcaggaatagttgtacagtaatttttatcaaaaagcggctcagataggGTTGAAGTCGATAGCTCAACTAAAACTATATTTGGCGCACCTTCCCATACATATGAAACCAGTGTGTGACGCTCAGGGGCACGGCggtctgactcggctataaaaagaagattcATATCAccgagctaaaacttgaatcggtcagcaCTCCTTCATAGGATattcgtaagaaagtttatttattaattttaacctTATTGATACCATTTTGTAAATGTGAAAAGTTGACTTTTGTATAGATTTTCTGAACGTTATATTACGATGAAAAGATGAGACTCTTATTACAAGCatatgaaaatgaggaattaaacaagtaagagcttgctaagttcggccgggccgaatcttatataccctccaccatgaaacgcatctgtcgagttctttgctcagtatctctttttaggcaaacaaagaataatgaataaggacggaggaggagctatatcaagttttgtgccaaatcggatgagaattgcgctctctagaggctcaagaagtcaagatcccagatcggtttatatggcagttatatcaggttatgaacccatttgaaccatacttagcacagttgttggaagtgatatcaaaacaccacgtgcaaaattacagtcaaatcggataagaattgcgccttcaaaaagctcaagatgtcaagacccaagattggtttatatggcagctatattaaaacatggaccgatatggcccatttacaatcccaaccgacctacactaataagaagtatttgtgcaaaatttcaagcaccttgctttactccttcaaaatttAGCATGCTTACGACAGGCAGACGAACGGGcgtggctaaatcgaattaaaatgtcatgcggatcaagaatatatatatactttatggggtcttagactcatatttcgaggtgttacaaacagaatgacgaaattagtataaccccatcctatggtggagggtataaaaaaaggaaatagatAATCAATTCGATTTTATCCCTCTACATCCCCTTTAGTCCTTCAAAAAAGAAACAGCATCGCCCACTGTTATGTTTATACttagattttatttaaaattataaatacataATTACATTTATattaattcaaaaattaattcaaatgttATTTCTAACAAAAACAGGAGATAACAAAGAGCAGAAGGTTGCTGATTAAAAGTTCATAAATAATAGACAAATAGTTTTGCTTTTATCAAAAGAAAGATGTTGTATATGAAAGAAATTAAATCAAAAGTCAGTTACAAATAAAGGGGTGCATGGAAATGTTTTTATTCTGAAAATGTTGGATATTTTCCTATTTTCAACAATGTTCTATTTTTTCTGTAAGTGCACGACGTTTTTATTTTAGTGATAAGGGATTAGAAGCTAGGAGAAGGCAAGGAGATTGACCAAACATATATAAAAAAGGAATAAAACTGGATGTTTCGGGGCACTGGGCACTTATGCGTTTGGACTGGGCAGTTAAAGTTCAAGAGATTCGAAAATTAGGAGTTGCATACCCCAGAAAAACACTCAACACATTTAACATTTAATTGCCATATATAAATTTGatcgtttttttcttttaaaaaaaaaccaacgaaaATTGCAAACAGTATTGTGTGATTAGGATAGAGAAATAAGTTCtgccaattactttttgtcaaTCCCTATTCCATGTCCGGGATCTTTTAAATACCCGTTTTTGCGAACTACCATAAATAAACTTTTCAAGATATGCTATTAAGTACATAACATTCAGTAATGTTATGCCGTTTCATTAGTTAatacaattttattattattatttttatttaagatgCAACTAAAGTTTTACAAATTAAACAATGGATTGTAATGGAATTCTACCTTCtgttatgtttttcttttttaaataggCGGCTAATTGAAAGTTAGGAATTTATCATTTAACTTCTTTCAAAAATATAATCTTTCTTCTAAAAGTAAAgatgtatattttcaatatattttagTGGATGGCCATGTGTGTTGTTTCCATGTTATGCTGTTTTCATAAATGATTTTCTATCAAATACTTGTGGTGTGATGAGATAGATAAATCATTGGTTCCATTATGATATTAGAAAAAGTTTTACGCatctaattttgtttttgttcagaattttgtttattttttccccATTATTTCATTACAATTACAAAAAGATTTCAGATTTgcgaataattaaaaaaaaaacaataaattcaaAAGTACTTGCGTTGTAATTGTGTGGTAGGAGTGTAAAAGTGAGAGGGTGGAAGAAAATTCTTGCTGCAGTAGCATTGTATACAatcaatgaaagttttttttcttcgtttgataaaaaatatacaaactAAAAAAGGAACTCCAGTTTCTGCGATTaaacagattttcttttttttttggaaacgacaatgaaaacaaataatTCAGGTGTGTTAAGTGCGGCTCGCTGCAAACAAACCCcttaacatgtttttttttttttttaatagaaaaagtgATAGTTGTTATTTTGAAGTAACGGTTCTTCTCcgctttgatgaaatttgaaattgttactatttttgtgtttttgttcatATTAAATCTCTATTCTTTTCCCTCGTTATCATCGCTGGCTTTTTTCTACATTAATTTGTAAAATAGCTTAAATTCTGCTTGCTTTGCTTGTGGAATTTGTTTGTaaaggtttttgtttgtttctttttgttttgtctctTGTTGGTTcaacaataatttcgtcatgtgtgttgttgttttgtggTTTGAATGGTTGGTTTGTTGgatgctttttttttattattattattctttaAGATAAATTTTTACTTCAAACTAATTTAACCGCTCTTGAATAACAGAATGGCCACCTGACCTAAGTAAAAGTATATGAAATGGCGTGTTTCATGTGTGACATAGGATCCAAAATTTCTTCCTACAATACAATGCCATGTGGGGTTATATTTcttgtcgaattcttttttgATGAAAGCGGCGATATCCTGCAAAGATAGAGAAAGACAATCGAATTATATAtgataatataaaacaaaaaaaataaaatgacagttcttaaaataaaaaatagaaaggCTTTGAATGCGATTCGCTTTCTTGCTTGCTCagaatttattcatttatttaatttttttatgtaattCAAAGTCACTTGAAACCGGTTTGAACAAAATACATTGAACTACtcttaagtttaaaaaaaaactattttttaacttaagaataaaatataaatcaaaaagaaaaaaataataatcaatAAACTGAGAgattaattataaaattttaaaaacatcatTGATAAACTTCCCAATAAGTTAAAATTAGTaacaaactagtaaaagcgtgctaaattcggtcgggccgttcgtttataccctttaccatagatcgcatttgtcgagttcttttcccgacatctctttttaagcaaacaaag includes:
- the LOC106093078 gene encoding dynein light chain 2, cytoplasmic, encoding MSDRKAVIKNADMSEEMQQDAVDCATQALEKYNIEKDIAAFIKKEFDKKYNPTWHCIVGRNFGSYVTHETRHFIYFYLGQVAILLFKSG